In Chiroxiphia lanceolata isolate bChiLan1 chromosome 2, bChiLan1.pri, whole genome shotgun sequence, a single genomic region encodes these proteins:
- the RWDD2B gene encoding RWD domain-containing protein 2B isoform X1: MGASGALHCGAVTRLGAGRVCACAGPTAPSSVVMLGTTEMTNQEEAEMQISELDLLSSMFPYEEEFAVTDQLALAELKHYAENESAEVPSSKVQFVLNVKAEVPNASVVEFSMACALPFKYPTVLPEITVRSSLLSRSQQIHLNSDLKTYLMQNCSGEPCMLSARQWVKDYAAAYIDKELSSSSMMTASAMQAEITTFTRLWIYSHHIYNKQKRKNIIDWAKELSLSGFCMPGKPGVVCVEGLQSNCEEFWSRVRRLTWKRILIRHREDVSLEGGGHAEIQNQRKFSTLEEKCFDAHGARGNHMDLGQLYHFLEEKGCADIFQMYFGVEGH, encoded by the exons ATGGGCGCTTCCGGCGCGCTGCATTGTGGGGCCGTGACGAGGCTGGGAGCGGGACGTGTCTGCGCATGCGCGGGCCCCACCGCTCCGAGCTCCGTTGTGATGTTG GGAACAACAGAAATGACTAACCAAGAAGAAGCGGAGATGCAGATTTCAGAGTTAGATTTACTGTCTAGCATGTTTCCTTATGAGGAGGAGTTTGCTGTGACAGACCAGCTGGCTCTAGCTGAACTGAAACACTATGCTGAAAATGAGTCTGCAGAGGTGCCGTCTTCGAAGGTTCAGTTTGTACTGAATGTAAAAGCTGAGGTCCCTAATGCCTCTGTG GTGGAATTCTCTATGGCCTGTGCTTTGCCATTTAAATATCCAACTGTTCTACCAGAAATCACTGTGAG GTCGTCGTTACTAAGCCGCTCTCAGCAGATTCACCTGAACTCTGATCTAAAAACATATTTGATGCAAAACTGCAGTGGCGAGCCCTGCATGTTGAGTGCAAGGCAATGGGTTAAAGACTATGCAGCTGCTTACATTGACAAAGAGCTTTCATCTTCCTCAATGATGACTGCAAGTGCCATGCAGGCAGAAATCACTACATTCACTCGATTGTGGATCTATAGTCATCACATTTACAACaagcaaaaaaggaagaatatcATTGACTGGGCTAAGGAGCTCTCTCTTTCAGGGTTTTGCATGCCAGGGAAACCAGGTGTTGTTTGTGTAGAAGGTTTACAAAGTAATTGTGAAGAGTTCTGGTCAAG AGTAAGAAGACTGACGTGGAAAAGAATTCTCATTCGGCACAGAGAAGATGTTTCTTTGGAAGGTGGAGGACATGCTGAGATTCAGAACCAACGGAAGTTTTccactttggaagaaaaatgttttgatgcACATGGTGCCAGGGGAAATCATATGGATTTGGGGCAACTCTATcattttttagaagaaaaaggatgtgctgacatttttcaaatgtactTTGGGGTTGAAGGGCATTGA
- the RWDD2B gene encoding RWD domain-containing protein 2B isoform X2 — MGASGALHCGAVTRLGAGRVCACAGPTAPSSVVMLGTTEMTNQEEAEMQISELDLLSSMFPYEEEFAVTDQLALAELKHYAENESAEVPSSKVQFVLNVEFSMACALPFKYPTVLPEITVRSSLLSRSQQIHLNSDLKTYLMQNCSGEPCMLSARQWVKDYAAAYIDKELSSSSMMTASAMQAEITTFTRLWIYSHHIYNKQKRKNIIDWAKELSLSGFCMPGKPGVVCVEGLQSNCEEFWSRVRRLTWKRILIRHREDVSLEGGGHAEIQNQRKFSTLEEKCFDAHGARGNHMDLGQLYHFLEEKGCADIFQMYFGVEGH, encoded by the exons ATGGGCGCTTCCGGCGCGCTGCATTGTGGGGCCGTGACGAGGCTGGGAGCGGGACGTGTCTGCGCATGCGCGGGCCCCACCGCTCCGAGCTCCGTTGTGATGTTG GGAACAACAGAAATGACTAACCAAGAAGAAGCGGAGATGCAGATTTCAGAGTTAGATTTACTGTCTAGCATGTTTCCTTATGAGGAGGAGTTTGCTGTGACAGACCAGCTGGCTCTAGCTGAACTGAAACACTATGCTGAAAATGAGTCTGCAGAGGTGCCGTCTTCGAAGGTTCAGTTTGTACTGAAT GTGGAATTCTCTATGGCCTGTGCTTTGCCATTTAAATATCCAACTGTTCTACCAGAAATCACTGTGAG GTCGTCGTTACTAAGCCGCTCTCAGCAGATTCACCTGAACTCTGATCTAAAAACATATTTGATGCAAAACTGCAGTGGCGAGCCCTGCATGTTGAGTGCAAGGCAATGGGTTAAAGACTATGCAGCTGCTTACATTGACAAAGAGCTTTCATCTTCCTCAATGATGACTGCAAGTGCCATGCAGGCAGAAATCACTACATTCACTCGATTGTGGATCTATAGTCATCACATTTACAACaagcaaaaaaggaagaatatcATTGACTGGGCTAAGGAGCTCTCTCTTTCAGGGTTTTGCATGCCAGGGAAACCAGGTGTTGTTTGTGTAGAAGGTTTACAAAGTAATTGTGAAGAGTTCTGGTCAAG AGTAAGAAGACTGACGTGGAAAAGAATTCTCATTCGGCACAGAGAAGATGTTTCTTTGGAAGGTGGAGGACATGCTGAGATTCAGAACCAACGGAAGTTTTccactttggaagaaaaatgttttgatgcACATGGTGCCAGGGGAAATCATATGGATTTGGGGCAACTCTATcattttttagaagaaaaaggatgtgctgacatttttcaaatgtactTTGGGGTTGAAGGGCATTGA